In one window of Oncorhynchus gorbuscha isolate QuinsamMale2020 ecotype Even-year linkage group LG23, OgorEven_v1.0, whole genome shotgun sequence DNA:
- the LOC124010880 gene encoding ubiquitin-conjugating enzyme E2 A: protein MSTPARRRLMRDFKRLQEDPPAGVSGAPSENNIMVWNAVIFGPEGTPFEDGTFKLTIEFTEEYPNKPPTVRFVSKMFHPNVYADGSICLDILQNRWSPTYDVSSILTSIQSLLDEPNPNSPANSQAAQLYQENKREYEKRVSAIVEQSWRDC from the exons ATGTCAACTCCAGCAAGACGGCGTTTAATGAGAGATTTTAAACG GCTTCAAGAGGACCCTCCTGCTGGAGTTAGTGGAGCCCCTTCTGAAAACAATATCATGGTGTGGAATGCCGTCATTTTTGG CCCAGAGGGAACCCCTTTTGAAGATG GAACTTTCAAACTCACAATAGAATTCACAGAGGAATACCCTAACAAGCCTCCAACAGTGCGTTTTGTCTCCAAAATGTTTCATCCAAATG TCTATGCAGATGGTAGTATATGCTTGGACATTCTTCAAAACCGCTGGAGTCCGACATACGATGTTTCTTCAATCCTAACTTCAATACAG TCTTTACTGGATGAGCCGAATCCGAACAGCCCAGCCAACAGCCAGGCAGCTCAGCTGTACCAGGAGAACAAGCGGGAGTATGAGAAGAGGGTGTCTGCCATCGTGGAACAGAGTTGGCGTGATTGTTGA